In the genome of Quercus robur chromosome 3, dhQueRobu3.1, whole genome shotgun sequence, one region contains:
- the LOC126719282 gene encoding uncharacterized protein LOC126719282, producing the protein MVTLCNDVLVDIFSRLPITCLFQLKRVCQRFNQVINSISSDPKLLPTHDALDLGSVHGFFHFSCRSPQNIRYLSLHPQQQYPIDNISVSSIHSSSHQIVDSCNGLLLLNFVKTNLFTLCNPTTKKHRYIVKPENWSPNPKQNIGLAYNDRSSTSMISNNHCQLVFVYKMRNPLRGTEIYGFRTFSSNANAWIRVDSGLVCQSGEFVKHGQAVYFNESLHWMRKSGDVIVFHTKENKPRIMRKSHLLGEFKDDMWFGVTNGSINIVHVTKTEVVILALHDYVNGVWKRVRFKTNHWSLKMLCDFCPIFFDGEWIVLQSHGNFLNQFFSYNIRLCEWKKIGDFTDSNDGIHECIPFIPSLAWLDTASEALNNNFLEENYSNGRYDHFWPMILGTRKRARVNSQVPSDSRSKRVIRTPARFDDYWSDFL; encoded by the coding sequence ATGGTCACACTATGTAACGATGTCCTTGTTGACATCTTTTCACGTTTACCAATCACATGTTTGTTCCAGTTGAAGCGCGTTTGTCAACGTTTTAATCAAGTCATCAATTCCATCTCCTCTGATCCTAAGTTGTTGCCAACACATGATGCTCTGGACCTCGGATCTGTGCATGGTTTCTTTCACTTTTCGTGTCGTAGTCCACAAAACATAAGGTATCTttctcttcatcctcaacaacaATACCCCATTGACAATATTTCTGTCAGCTCTATTCATTCTTCTTCACATCAAATTGTTGATTCTTGTAATGGCCTTCTTTTACTCAATTTTGTGAAAACCAATCTCTTTACTCTTTGTAACCCAACAACAAAGAAACACAGATATATTGTGAAACCAGAAAATTGGTCTCCAAACCCAAAGCAAAATATTGGGTTGGCTTATAATGATCGCTCTAGTACTTCGATGATTTCCAATAATCATTGCCAGTTGGTTTTTGTTTATAAGATGAGGAATCCATTACGTGGAACGGAAATCTATGGATTTAGAACATTCTCATCTAATGCGAATGCATGGATACGAGTGGACTCTGGACTAGTGTGTCAATCAGGTGAGTTTGTCAAACATGGTCAAGCGGTTTACTTCAATGAATCTTTGCATTGGATGAGAAAGTCTGGTGATGTTATTGTGTTTCATACAAAGGAAAACAAGCCAAGAATTATGAGGAAGTCCCATCTCCTCGGTGAGTTCAAAGATGACATGTGGTTTGGAGTCACAAACGGTTCAATCAATATAGTACATGTTACAAAGACAGAGGTGGTCATCTTGGCACTCCATGATTATGTAAATGGCGTATGGAAGCGTGTTCGATTCAAAACCAATCATTGGTCACTAAAGATGTTGTGTGACTTCTGTCCCATCTTTTTTGATGGGGAGTGGATTGTTTTGCAGAGCCATGGAAATtttttgaatcaatttttttcgTATAATATCAGGTTGTGTGAATGGAAGAAGATAGGAGATTTTACAGATTCAAATGATGGAATTCACGAGTGCATTCCTTTTATACCTTCTTTAGCATGGTTGGACACTGCCAGTGAGgcattgaataataattttctagAAGAAAATTACTCCAATGGCAGATATGACCACTTTTGGCCTATGATTTTGGGAACAAGAAAAAGAGCAAGAGTAAATTCTCAAGTTCCATCAGACAGCAGATCAAAAAGAGTGATCCGAACACCAGCACGGTTTGATGATTATTGGAGTGATTTTCTTTGA
- the LOC126717154 gene encoding uncharacterized protein LOC126717154, with translation MSSLLQLQQRTSLWKSSAHIRRRYSSEALESGFPKPDPKYDETILAIPRSKSGTNISTKERKAGRVPAILFEQEDGQHGGNKRLISVRTTQIRKLVNHLGRSFFLSRVFDLELRSPAFDEYDDILEKVRVLPRLIHLHSATDAPLNVTFIRAPSNALLKVDIPIVYRGEDISPGLRKGAYLNTIKRTVKYLCPADVIPPFIDVDLSELDVGQKLVMGDLKVHPALKLIQSKEEPVCKIMGARVSDQKKSK, from the exons ATGTCGTCTCTCCTCCAACTCCAACAACGCACCTCATTGTGGAAATCCTCCGCCCACATACGGCGGCGATACAGCAGCGAAGCCCTGGAATCCGGATTCCCCAAACCGGACCCAAAGTACGACGAGACAATCCTGGCGATCCCCCGGTCCAAGTCCGGAACCAACATCTCCACGAAGGAGCGCAAGGCCGGCCGCGTCCCCGCCATCCTCTTCGAGCAGGAGGACGGCCAGCACGGCGGCAACAAGCGCCTCATTTCCGTCCGGACCACCCAGATCCGAAAGCTCGTCAACCACCTCGGCCGCTCCTTCTTCCTCTCTAGAGTCTTTGATCTCGAACTCAGGTCCCCTGCTTTTGACGAGTACGACGATATCCTCGAGAAGGTCCGCGTTTTGCCCCGCTTG ATTCATCTGCACTCAGCGACAGATGCACCACTCAATGTTACATTCATAAGGGCCCCTTCAAATGCTTTGTTGAAAGTTGATATTCCTATCGTTTACAGAGGAGAAGATATATCCCCTGGACTAAGGAAAG GGGCTTATTTGAATACCATCAAACGAACCGTTAAGTATCTTTGTCCGGCTGATGTCATCCCTCCTTTTATTGATGTTGATCTGAGTGAGTTGGACGTGGGCCAAAAGTTGGTAATGGGAGACCTAAAGGTTCATCCAGCCTTGAAGCTTATTCAGTCAAAAGAAGAGCCTGTTTGTAAGATTATGGGAGCTAGGGTTTctgatcaaaagaaatctaaataa